From Xylanibacter oryzae DSM 17970, a single genomic window includes:
- a CDS encoding phosphatase PAP2 family protein, with protein MSLQGLIELDQQLLHSLNGSDSLFLDGLIKTISSGYTWIPLYLALFYIIVRNNENMSQILLVVGCSALCLLLSEGVAEGIVKPMVERFRPTYDPFIKDTIDTVDGITGAQPYGFFSSHAANTVGITMLFILIVRSRVLSVTMVIWALINCYSRIYLGVHYPGDVICGILWGCVSGLISYVLYWRIHRKITSPDNYISSQYTSSGYSFADIDVAESVFVFTIIYAMLCGLFF; from the coding sequence ATGAGTTTACAGGGGTTGATAGAATTAGACCAACAGTTGCTACATTCGCTAAATGGTAGTGATTCACTTTTTCTTGATGGATTAATAAAAACAATTTCATCAGGATATACATGGATACCTTTGTATCTTGCGCTTTTCTATATTATTGTGCGGAACAATGAAAATATGTCTCAGATATTACTTGTAGTTGGATGTAGTGCATTGTGTTTACTTTTATCAGAAGGGGTGGCTGAAGGAATTGTTAAACCGATGGTTGAGAGGTTCCGTCCTACATATGATCCCTTTATTAAAGATACAATTGATACCGTAGATGGAATAACAGGTGCACAGCCTTATGGTTTTTTCTCATCTCATGCGGCAAATACGGTAGGTATAACTATGTTATTTATTCTCATAGTGCGAAGTCGTGTTCTTTCAGTTACTATGGTAATATGGGCCTTGATTAATTGTTATTCACGTATTTATCTTGGCGTTCATTATCCCGGCGATGTGATTTGCGGGATATTATGGGGATGTGTTTCAGGTCTCATTTCTTATGTATTATATTGGCGTATTCATCGTAAGATAACTTCGCCAGACAATTATATTTCATCTCAGTATACATCAAGTGGTTATAGCTTTGCTGATATAGATGTGGCGGAATCTGTATTTGTGTTTACTATAATATATGCGATGCTATGTGGGCTATTTTTTTAA
- a CDS encoding DUF2027 domain-containing protein, whose product MKKGDKVRFLSETGGGIIAGFKDKYTVLVEDEDGFQIPTPLNDIVIVETDDYNIAKVHTGAAPGTTAKQAKSDKLTNKEEDDSDYDPSDRPIAFKAQVNERKGGDKLSAYLAFVPVDIKEVSKTTFDAYFVNDSNYYMHYTYLSAEGSEWHLRNTGEVEPNTKMFIEEFGREALGDIERVAIQIVAYKKEKVFLLKPTVDVQFRIDSVKFYKLHTFQDNDFFETPALIYTIIENDKSVRPLVVDVEKLKHEMYRKKDLDDRLIPQPARRTDDKNSPVVIDLHSDELLETTAGMNSADILNFQLEKFRNTLETFKDKRGTKIVFIHGKGEGVLRHALIHELSYRYKQYSYQDASFQEYGYGATQVTIR is encoded by the coding sequence ATGAAAAAAGGTGATAAAGTAAGGTTCTTAAGCGAAACGGGTGGTGGCATTATAGCTGGTTTCAAAGACAAATATACTGTTCTTGTTGAGGATGAGGACGGTTTTCAGATACCTACGCCATTAAATGACATTGTTATAGTAGAGACTGACGATTATAATATAGCAAAAGTTCATACTGGTGCTGCGCCAGGTACAACAGCAAAACAGGCAAAGAGTGATAAATTAACAAATAAAGAAGAAGATGATTCTGATTATGATCCTTCTGACAGGCCTATTGCATTTAAAGCTCAGGTGAACGAGAGAAAAGGTGGAGATAAACTATCTGCATATCTAGCTTTTGTTCCTGTTGATATTAAAGAAGTTAGCAAAACAACATTCGATGCATACTTTGTTAATGACAGTAACTATTATATGCATTATACGTATCTTTCTGCTGAAGGCAGTGAATGGCACCTTCGCAATACTGGTGAGGTTGAACCTAATACAAAGATGTTTATAGAAGAATTCGGAAGAGAGGCATTGGGCGATATAGAACGCGTAGCCATTCAGATAGTAGCTTATAAAAAAGAAAAAGTTTTCTTGTTAAAACCTACCGTAGATGTTCAATTTCGAATTGACTCTGTAAAATTTTACAAACTCCATACATTTCAGGATAATGACTTCTTTGAGACTCCGGCTCTCATCTATACAATAATAGAAAATGACAAGTCTGTGCGCCCTCTTGTTGTTGATGTTGAAAAATTGAAGCATGAGATGTATAGGAAAAAAGACTTAGATGATAGACTTATTCCTCAGCCAGCCAGACGTACAGATGATAAGAACTCTCCTGTAGTAATAGATTTACATTCAGACGAATTATTAGAGACAACAGCTGGAATGAATTCTGCAGATATATTAAATTTTCAGTTGGAAAAATTCCGTAATACTTTAGAGACTTTTAAGGATAAACGCGGTACTAAGATAGTTTTTATACATGGAAAAGGAGAAGGTGTACTTCGCCATGCTTTGATACATGAATTGAGTTATCGTTATAAGCAATATTCATATCAAGACGCAAGTTTTCAGGAATATGGTTATGGAGCGACACAAGTAACAATACGCTAA
- the proS gene encoding proline--tRNA ligase, with protein MAKELKELTKRADNYSQWYNDLVMKADLAEQSPVRGCMVIKPYGYAIWEKMQQQLDKMFKETGAQNAYFPLLIPKSFLSKEAEHVEGFAKECAVVTHYRLRAKEDKSGVEVDPTAKLDEELIIRPTSETIIWNTYKNWIHSWRDLPLMCNQWCNVMRWEMRTRPFLRTSEFLWQEGHTAHATKEEAEAEAQKMLHIYAEFAEKWMAVPVMQGVKSETERFAGALDTYTIEAMMQDGKALQSGTSHFLGQNFAKAFDVTYLNKENKPEYVWATSWGVSTRLIGALIMTHSDDNGLVLPPQLAPIQVVIVPISKGEEQLKSITERLSPIINGLKDLGISVKYDDADNKRPGFKFADYELKGVPVRLCMGGRDLENGTIEIMRRDTLEKETVAIEGIVEHVKVLLDEIQNNMFEKAKSYRDSHIYECDNYDEFKERIKDGGFFLCHWDGTSETEAKIKEDTQATIRCVPFDFEQTPGTDMVSGKPATKRVLIARSY; from the coding sequence ATGGCTAAAGAATTAAAAGAACTGACAAAAAGAGCTGATAATTATAGTCAGTGGTATAATGATCTTGTAATGAAAGCTGACCTTGCAGAACAATCTCCTGTGAGAGGATGTATGGTTATCAAACCTTACGGTTATGCCATATGGGAAAAAATGCAACAGCAACTAGACAAAATGTTTAAAGAGACGGGTGCTCAGAATGCATACTTTCCTCTGCTTATCCCTAAATCTTTTTTAAGCAAAGAAGCGGAACATGTGGAAGGGTTTGCCAAAGAGTGCGCAGTAGTTACTCACTACAGACTTCGTGCAAAGGAGGATAAAAGCGGTGTTGAGGTTGACCCGACAGCTAAGCTTGATGAAGAACTTATCATACGCCCAACTTCAGAGACAATTATATGGAACACATATAAAAACTGGATTCATTCATGGCGTGATCTCCCACTAATGTGTAATCAGTGGTGTAACGTTATGCGCTGGGAAATGCGAACACGTCCTTTCCTCCGCACAAGTGAGTTCTTGTGGCAAGAAGGACATACGGCACATGCTACGAAAGAAGAAGCTGAAGCTGAAGCACAGAAAATGTTACACATATATGCAGAATTTGCAGAAAAATGGATGGCTGTGCCTGTAATGCAAGGCGTAAAGAGTGAAACTGAGCGTTTTGCCGGAGCACTTGACACGTATACAATTGAGGCTATGATGCAAGACGGAAAGGCTTTGCAAAGTGGTACTAGCCATTTCCTCGGGCAAAACTTTGCCAAAGCTTTTGATGTAACATACCTAAACAAGGAAAATAAGCCTGAATATGTTTGGGCTACGTCATGGGGCGTTTCGACACGACTAATAGGTGCATTAATTATGACACACAGTGATGACAATGGTCTTGTTCTTCCACCACAGTTAGCTCCAATACAAGTTGTAATTGTGCCAATATCCAAAGGTGAAGAGCAACTAAAGTCTATTACAGAACGTCTCTCTCCGATTATTAACGGTTTGAAAGATTTAGGAATTTCTGTAAAATATGATGACGCAGACAATAAACGTCCAGGTTTCAAATTTGCTGATTATGAACTTAAAGGTGTTCCTGTACGTCTTTGTATGGGTGGCCGTGATCTTGAAAACGGTACTATTGAAATTATGCGCCGTGATACACTAGAGAAAGAAACTGTTGCCATAGAGGGGATAGTTGAACATGTTAAGGTTTTGTTAGATGAAATACAGAATAATATGTTTGAAAAAGCTAAGTCTTATCGCGATTCACATATATATGAGTGTGACAATTATGATGAATTTAAAGAGCGTATTAAAGATGGTGGATTCTTCCTTTGTCATTGGGACGGTACTTCTGAAACTGAAGCAAAAATAAAGGAGGATACTCAAGCTACTATACGTTGTGTACCTTTTGATTTCGAACAAACTCCTGGTACAGATATGGTATCTGGAAAGCCTGCGACAAAACGTGTACTAATAGCTAGAAGTTATTAA
- a CDS encoding NAD(+) synthase, whose protein sequence is MNHGFIKVASAIPAVKVADCRFNVQQIESLIAQSEGKGVEVIVFPELSLTGYSCQDLFRGQMLLDEAETSILQLLDFTRKLDIITIVGLPIAVGGVLLNCAVVIQKGLILGIVPKTYLPNYNEFYEKRWFASARDINPSQFRFAGNVITISSEPQLFRTCDGMTFGIEICEDVWAPTPPSNQLTLSGADVIFNLSASNELIGKHDYLVSLLSQQSARTICGYVYSGCGYGESTQDVVYGGNALVFENGKLIVQSDRFSFSQQLLISQIDIEKLRTERRNNTTFVNAQKGAVSRVIDAKPVTPRDFEFLRDVNPHPFIPTGNDMEKNCQEIFNIQIAGLAKRLNHTGSRHVVIGISGGLDSTLALLVCVKTFDKLHIPRTGIIGVTMPGFGTTDRTHVNAVSLMDSLGVSSREINISDAVRQHFSDIGQDAENHDVTYENSQARERTQILMDLSNKLGGLVIGTGDLSELALGWATYNGDHMSMYGINVGVPKTLIKYLVNYVAENGIDDKSRVTLLDIIQTPISPELIPADEEGNIKQKTEDLVGPYELHDFFLYYFLRYGFRPSKIYFLAKKAFDGTHKEVGIYSDEIIKKWLTTFFRRFFNQQFKRSCLPDGPKVGSVSLSPRGDWRMPTDASSALWLAECNDL, encoded by the coding sequence ATGAATCACGGATTTATAAAAGTGGCAAGCGCTATTCCAGCGGTTAAAGTTGCAGATTGCAGGTTCAATGTGCAGCAGATAGAGTCTTTGATAGCCCAGTCGGAAGGCAAAGGAGTCGAAGTAATCGTCTTTCCAGAACTTTCATTGACAGGATATTCTTGTCAGGATTTGTTTCGCGGTCAGATGCTATTGGATGAGGCTGAGACCTCAATACTTCAACTGCTTGATTTTACAAGAAAGTTAGATATTATAACAATTGTAGGGCTTCCTATAGCTGTTGGTGGTGTTTTGCTTAATTGTGCAGTAGTAATACAGAAAGGACTAATATTAGGCATTGTTCCAAAAACATATTTGCCAAACTATAATGAATTTTATGAGAAACGTTGGTTCGCGTCTGCACGTGATATAAATCCATCTCAATTCCGTTTTGCAGGTAATGTTATAACAATATCTTCAGAACCGCAATTATTCAGAACTTGCGATGGAATGACTTTTGGAATAGAAATATGTGAAGATGTATGGGCACCTACACCTCCAAGCAATCAACTTACATTGTCTGGTGCTGACGTTATTTTTAATCTTTCTGCCAGTAACGAACTAATTGGCAAGCATGATTATCTGGTAAGTCTACTTTCTCAACAAAGTGCGCGTACTATATGTGGATACGTTTATAGTGGATGTGGATATGGTGAAAGCACTCAGGATGTAGTATATGGGGGCAACGCGTTAGTGTTTGAGAACGGCAAACTGATAGTTCAGTCAGATCGTTTCAGTTTTTCACAACAATTGCTTATATCCCAGATAGATATAGAAAAATTACGTACTGAGCGCCGCAATAACACTACATTTGTTAATGCTCAGAAAGGTGCTGTATCAAGAGTAATAGATGCAAAACCTGTAACGCCCAGAGATTTTGAGTTTCTTCGTGATGTTAATCCACATCCATTTATTCCAACAGGTAATGATATGGAAAAGAATTGTCAGGAGATCTTTAATATTCAGATAGCAGGACTTGCAAAGCGGCTTAATCATACAGGAAGTCGCCATGTCGTAATTGGAATAAGTGGAGGATTGGATTCTACTTTGGCTTTGCTAGTATGCGTAAAGACATTTGATAAACTTCATATACCTCGTACAGGTATAATAGGTGTTACAATGCCAGGATTTGGCACAACAGACCGTACTCATGTCAATGCAGTAAGTCTTATGGACAGCTTGGGAGTGTCTTCAAGAGAGATTAATATATCAGATGCAGTTCGCCAACACTTTAGCGACATTGGTCAAGATGCAGAAAATCATGATGTTACATATGAAAATTCTCAAGCAAGAGAGCGTACACAAATCCTAATGGATTTAAGTAATAAGCTAGGTGGGCTTGTCATAGGAACTGGTGACTTATCCGAATTGGCTTTGGGATGGGCTACATATAATGGAGACCATATGAGCATGTATGGAATAAATGTAGGAGTCCCCAAAACACTTATTAAATACCTAGTTAATTATGTGGCAGAAAATGGAATTGATGATAAGTCGCGGGTAACCCTTCTCGATATTATTCAAACACCAATAAGTCCGGAGCTCATACCTGCTGATGAAGAAGGAAATATAAAGCAAAAAACAGAAGATTTAGTTGGTCCATACGAATTACATGATTTCTTTTTATATTATTTTTTGCGTTATGGATTTCGTCCTTCAAAGATTTACTTCCTTGCAAAAAAAGCATTTGATGGTACACATAAAGAAGTTGGAATTTATTCTGATGAAATAATTAAAAAATGGCTTACTACATTCTTTAGACGATTCTTTAATCAGCAGTTTAAACGCAGTTGTTTACCTGACGGACCAAAAGTTGGTAGCGTAAGCCTTAGTCCGAGAGGTGACTGGCGTATGCCAACAGATGCAAGCAGTGCTTTATGGCTAGCAGAATGCAACGATTTGTAA
- a CDS encoding BatD family protein: MKRLYLLIILSIITTATFAQRLVASVPSHVAVGEQFRLTYTVNTQNANGFHSGNIPDALEVLMGPSTSSQSSFQMVNGHTSSSSSITYTYIICANKNGTFVIPPAHINVGGRSISSNALRISVSGHASSSNSNSGGNYDSKSHMRTAGSRVSSADLFIKVKANKTRVHEQEPVLLTYKVYTLVDLTQLEGKMPDLKGFHTQEVTLPQQKSFRVERLNGRAYRTVTWSQYVMYPQMTGKLQIPSIDFNGVVVQQNRNVDPFEAFFNGGSGYVEQRKTVKAPGLTIQVDPLPTRPSNFSGGVGLFNISAQLNKKEVRANDPVTLRVVISGVGNLKLIKQPVVNFPKDFDKYDAKITDKTKLTANGVEGNMIYDFIAVPRHQGKFVIPAVEFTYYDTSTNSYKTIKTSKYELNVLKGSGNGSVSDFSGDEAGLQNSDIHFIKVGDTKQHDITDFFYGSTTYVTLLSILLIAFVTLIVVFRKRAIDNANIGKMRGKKANKIATKRLKMASKLMFEGKHNEFYDEVLRALWGYVGDKLNIPVERLSKDNISDKLQSRGVDSDKIYTFIDAINECEFERYAPGDTSGNMEKVFGKAMNAIENIDSILGKVRVGKNVMAKSLIMFAMLSLSLSANAITKMNADSAYVHENYQQAIADYEELLKSGVSATIYYNLGNAYYRTDNITKAVLNYERALLLSPGDRDIRFNLQLARSKTIDKITPESEMFFVTWYHSLVNITSVDGWAEFGLVSLVISLILALFYLFSGKVWVRKTGFFAGAFLFVSFLLSNVFAYQQKQQLINRTGAIIISSSATVKSTPSVGGTDLFVLHEGTKVTISDGSMKGWKEIKVADGKEGWIPIKQIEII, from the coding sequence ATGAAGAGACTATACTTACTTATAATATTATCTATAATTACTACAGCTACTTTTGCGCAACGTCTTGTTGCATCAGTGCCTTCGCATGTAGCAGTAGGTGAACAGTTCAGATTAACATATACTGTTAATACGCAGAATGCCAACGGATTTCATTCAGGCAATATTCCAGACGCTCTGGAAGTCTTAATGGGACCTAGTACATCATCTCAGTCAAGTTTTCAAATGGTGAATGGACATACTAGTAGTTCCTCTAGTATTACATATACTTATATTATTTGTGCAAACAAGAATGGAACATTTGTTATTCCGCCTGCTCATATAAATGTAGGTGGAAGAAGCATCTCTTCCAATGCGTTGCGTATATCTGTATCAGGACATGCTAGTTCTTCAAATTCAAATTCTGGCGGTAATTATGATAGTAAATCGCATATGAGAACTGCTGGTTCGCGTGTTAGTTCAGCTGACTTGTTTATAAAAGTAAAGGCAAACAAGACAAGGGTTCATGAACAAGAACCTGTATTGTTGACTTATAAGGTATATACATTGGTAGATCTTACTCAGTTGGAAGGAAAAATGCCTGATCTTAAAGGCTTTCATACACAAGAGGTTACGTTACCACAACAAAAGAGTTTTCGTGTGGAACGTTTGAATGGACGTGCTTACCGCACTGTTACTTGGAGCCAATACGTAATGTATCCCCAGATGACTGGTAAATTGCAGATTCCTTCAATAGATTTTAATGGAGTAGTAGTACAGCAAAATAGAAATGTTGATCCCTTCGAAGCTTTTTTTAATGGAGGTTCCGGATATGTTGAACAACGTAAGACAGTAAAAGCACCAGGATTGACAATACAGGTAGATCCTCTTCCTACGCGTCCTTCCAATTTCTCTGGTGGTGTTGGACTTTTTAATATATCTGCCCAACTCAACAAGAAAGAGGTTCGTGCTAATGATCCTGTTACATTGAGAGTCGTAATAAGTGGTGTGGGTAATCTTAAACTTATCAAGCAACCTGTTGTTAATTTCCCTAAAGACTTTGATAAGTATGATGCTAAGATAACAGACAAAACAAAGCTAACTGCTAATGGTGTTGAGGGTAACATGATATATGATTTCATTGCAGTACCTCGTCACCAAGGAAAGTTTGTTATCCCAGCTGTAGAATTTACATATTACGATACTAGTACCAATAGTTATAAGACGATTAAGACAAGTAAGTATGAGCTGAATGTACTTAAAGGTAGTGGCAATGGTTCTGTTAGTGATTTTAGCGGAGATGAAGCTGGATTGCAGAATAGTGATATACATTTTATTAAAGTTGGAGATACTAAGCAGCACGATATAACCGACTTCTTCTATGGTTCGACAACATATGTAACTTTACTGTCAATACTGCTTATAGCATTTGTAACATTAATAGTGGTTTTCAGAAAACGTGCTATTGACAATGCGAACATCGGTAAGATGAGAGGTAAGAAGGCTAATAAAATAGCCACTAAACGCCTTAAAATGGCTAGTAAATTGATGTTTGAAGGCAAACATAATGAATTCTATGATGAAGTGCTTAGGGCCCTTTGGGGGTATGTCGGTGATAAACTCAACATACCGGTGGAGCGATTATCCAAGGATAATATAAGTGATAAATTGCAATCACGTGGTGTCGATTCAGATAAGATATACACTTTTATAGACGCAATAAATGAATGTGAGTTTGAACGCTATGCACCTGGAGATACGTCTGGTAATATGGAAAAAGTATTTGGTAAAGCTATGAATGCTATTGAAAATATTGACAGTATACTTGGAAAAGTGCGCGTTGGCAAAAATGTTATGGCAAAATCGCTTATAATGTTTGCCATGCTTTCTTTGTCGTTATCGGCTAATGCCATAACAAAAATGAATGCAGATAGTGCTTATGTGCATGAGAATTATCAACAGGCGATTGCTGATTACGAAGAGTTGCTTAAAAGTGGTGTGAGTGCAACAATATATTATAACCTTGGAAATGCCTATTATCGTACAGACAATATTACTAAGGCCGTGCTCAATTATGAAAGGGCTTTGCTTTTGTCACCAGGTGATAGGGATATTAGATTTAATCTGCAGCTAGCGCGTAGCAAAACTATAGATAAAATAACTCCAGAAAGTGAAATGTTTTTTGTTACATGGTACCATTCTCTTGTAAATATAACGAGTGTAGATGGATGGGCTGAGTTTGGCCTTGTTAGTCTTGTTATATCTTTGATATTAGCTTTATTTTATCTTTTTTCAGGTAAAGTTTGGGTCCGTAAAACAGGCTTTTTTGCTGGAGCGTTTCTTTTTGTATCATTCCTTTTGAGTAATGTTTTTGCGTACCAACAGAAACAACAACTGATAAATAGAACAGGCGCTATTATAATATCCTCATCTGCGACGGTAAAAAGTACACCATCAGTAGGAGGTACCGATCTTTTTGTACTCCATGAAGGTACGAAAGTCACAATATCAGATGGCTCTATGAAGGGCTGGAAAGAGATAAAGGTGGCAGATGGAAAAGAAGGTTGGATTCCAATAAAACAAATTGAGATTATATAA
- a CDS encoding tetratricopeptide repeat protein, translating into MKGIRYIFILIALVINVTVMAQTDRMYITAGNKLYHGGQYAKSEILYRKAIEKNPRNAQAIYNLGNALLMQKKDSLAVNQYQNASKMETNKIRLSKSFHNIGVICQAHQMYDEAIKAYEQALRNNPRDNETRYNLVLCKRLQKQNPQKKNKNKKNKDKDKDKKDKKNQNKDKDKNKDQQKKDQQKKNQMSKDNAEQLLNAAIQQEQATQERLKKAMQQPRTRQLQKNW; encoded by the coding sequence ATGAAAGGTATAAGATATATATTCATACTTATAGCATTAGTCATCAATGTGACTGTAATGGCCCAGACAGACCGTATGTATATTACGGCAGGCAATAAGCTTTACCATGGCGGACAGTATGCCAAGTCTGAGATTCTGTATCGAAAGGCTATTGAGAAGAATCCACGTAATGCACAGGCAATATACAATCTTGGTAATGCACTCCTTATGCAGAAAAAGGATTCTTTGGCTGTTAATCAGTATCAGAATGCTTCTAAGATGGAAACAAATAAAATCAGACTTTCAAAGTCATTTCATAATATAGGTGTTATATGTCAGGCTCACCAGATGTATGATGAAGCTATAAAGGCATATGAACAGGCTCTTAGAAATAATCCTCGTGACAATGAAACAAGATATAATCTCGTACTTTGTAAGAGGCTACAGAAGCAGAATCCACAGAAGAAAAATAAAAATAAGAAAAATAAGGACAAGGATAAGGACAAAAAGGACAAGAAAAACCAGAATAAAGACAAAGATAAAAATAAGGATCAGCAGAAAAAGGATCAGCAGAAAAAAAATCAGATGAGTAAAGATAATGCTGAACAGCTACTTAATGCAGCAATACAGCAGGAACAGGCTACACAGGAACGTTTGAAAAAAGCTATGCAGCAGCCACGTACCCGTCAATTACAGAAAAATTGGTAA
- a CDS encoding OmpA family protein yields the protein MKKFKVFTLFLCLGIILSGCNNLTKGAGIGAAGGAVLGGIIGNIAGNTAVGAAVGAAVGAGTGAVIGKHMDKVKQEAAQVKNAKVETVQDKNGLQAVKVTFDSGILFATNKSELSSSAKTSLAKFAQVLNNNKDCDIAIYGHTDNTGNDGINLPLSLQRAQSVQNYLSSCGVQSRVFKSVDGKGSSTPVADNSTAEGRQQNRRVEVYMYASTDMINAANNGNLNN from the coding sequence ATGAAGAAGTTTAAAGTATTCACGTTGTTCCTTTGTTTAGGAATAATACTGAGCGGTTGTAATAACCTTACCAAAGGTGCTGGTATAGGTGCTGCTGGTGGTGCTGTACTTGGTGGAATAATTGGAAATATAGCAGGAAATACGGCAGTAGGTGCGGCAGTAGGTGCAGCAGTAGGTGCAGGAACCGGTGCTGTTATTGGCAAGCATATGGATAAAGTAAAACAGGAAGCGGCTCAAGTTAAAAATGCTAAGGTTGAAACTGTTCAGGACAAAAATGGTCTACAGGCTGTTAAGGTCACTTTTGATTCAGGAATTCTTTTTGCTACTAACAAATCTGAATTGAGTAGTTCAGCTAAGACATCTCTGGCTAAGTTTGCGCAAGTACTTAATAACAACAAAGATTGCGATATAGCAATATATGGTCATACAGATAATACCGGCAATGATGGTATCAATCTACCTTTATCTCTTCAGAGGGCACAGAGTGTGCAGAACTATCTGAGTAGCTGTGGCGTACAGTCTAGAGTTTTCAAGTCAGTTGATGGCAAGGGTTCATCTACTCCTGTAGCTGATAATTCAACAGCAGAAGGGCGTCAACAGAATCGTCGTGTTGAAGTATACATGTATGCAAGTACAGACATGATCAATGCAGCTAATAATGGAAATCTGAATAACTAA
- a CDS encoding S-adenosylmethionine:tRNA ribosyltransferase-isomerase produces MIMDTKHIKISDYNYPLPDERIAKFPIAQRDHSKLLLYKHGEVGEDVFYNLPKYLPSGALMIFNNTKVIQARIHFRKETGALIEVFLLEPADPTDYELMFQTTSTCSWLCMVGNLKKWKEGVLKRDFEIKDENLTLVAERIKEQGTSQLVKFTWDNANITFADILETVGELPIPPYLNRETQESDKETYQTVYSKIKGSVAAPTAGLHFTESVLKDLDDHGIDREELTLHVGAGTFKPVKSKEIENHEMHTEYISVHRSTLEKLIRHEGKAIAVGTTSVRTLESLYYIGVRLSKYPEATEEELHINQWEPYDTNPTMSAVDSIKEILSYLDRNGLNALHTSTQIIIAPGYKYKIVKMLITNFHQPQSTLLLLVSAFVNGDWHKIYDYALAHDFRFLSYGDSSLLIP; encoded by the coding sequence ATGATTATGGATACAAAACATATAAAAATCAGTGACTACAATTATCCTTTACCTGATGAGCGTATAGCGAAATTCCCTATAGCTCAGCGTGACCATTCAAAACTATTGTTGTATAAGCATGGTGAAGTGGGAGAGGATGTATTTTACAATTTACCCAAATATCTGCCATCTGGCGCTCTAATGATATTTAACAACACTAAGGTGATACAGGCCCGTATTCATTTTAGGAAGGAAACGGGTGCACTTATCGAGGTTTTCCTATTAGAGCCTGCAGATCCAACAGATTATGAACTAATGTTTCAGACTACATCAACTTGTTCATGGCTTTGTATGGTAGGAAACCTTAAGAAATGGAAAGAAGGTGTTCTAAAGCGTGATTTTGAGATAAAGGATGAAAACCTTACTCTCGTTGCTGAGCGTATAAAAGAACAAGGGACAAGCCAACTAGTCAAGTTCACATGGGATAATGCAAACATAACTTTTGCTGATATACTCGAAACTGTAGGGGAACTACCTATACCTCCATATCTTAACAGGGAGACTCAGGAGAGTGACAAGGAGACGTATCAGACGGTCTACTCTAAAATAAAAGGTTCAGTGGCTGCTCCAACAGCTGGTTTGCATTTTACAGAGTCTGTACTTAAAGATCTTGATGATCATGGCATTGACCGTGAAGAATTGACATTGCATGTTGGTGCTGGTACATTTAAACCTGTGAAGAGCAAAGAAATTGAAAATCATGAGATGCATACAGAATATATTAGCGTGCATCGTTCCACACTAGAGAAACTTATACGCCACGAAGGTAAGGCTATAGCAGTAGGTACTACAAGCGTACGTACACTTGAAAGCCTTTATTATATAGGTGTCCGTTTAAGTAAATATCCAGAAGCTACAGAAGAGGAATTGCATATTAATCAGTGGGAACCATATGATACTAATCCAACGATGTCGGCTGTCGATTCAATTAAAGAAATTTTGTCATATCTTGACCGTAATGGTCTTAATGCACTACATACTAGTACTCAAATAATAATAGCTCCTGGCTATAAATATAAAATAGTAAAAATGCTTATAACCAATTTCCATCAACCTCAGAGTACATTATTACTTTTAGTAAGTGCTTTTGTTAATGGTGATTGGCATAAGATATATGATTATGCCCTTGCTCACGATTTTCGTTTCTTGAGCTATGGCGACAGTTCACTCTTAATACCATAA